The Bacillus sp. BGMRC 2118 genome contains a region encoding:
- the thiT gene encoding energy-coupled thiamine transporter ThiT, protein MSNKRLVFLVEVAIFAGLALILDLIAIKGWTQGGSISLAMVPVFLISFRRGLRGGLLTGFLFGLLQLITNPYFLNIIQVINDYFFAFTAIGLAGIFSRKIKDSVLSGNRMQVNLYIIIGTFVGSLFRFIAHYISGVAFFGSSAPEGTPVSVYSLVYNGSYMLPNFILCTIVMILLVNASKRLLHT, encoded by the coding sequence ATGAGTAATAAAAGGTTAGTATTTTTAGTAGAGGTTGCAATTTTTGCTGGACTTGCACTTATTTTAGATCTTATCGCGATTAAAGGTTGGACTCAAGGTGGATCGATATCATTAGCAATGGTGCCGGTTTTTCTAATTTCATTTAGAAGAGGATTGAGGGGTGGTCTGCTTACAGGTTTTCTATTCGGCTTACTTCAACTTATTACGAATCCTTACTTTTTAAACATAATACAAGTAATTAATGATTACTTCTTTGCTTTTACTGCAATTGGCTTAGCCGGAATCTTCTCAAGAAAGATTAAGGATTCAGTTCTTTCAGGTAATAGGATGCAAGTTAATTTATATATTATTATCGGTACTTTTGTTGGTTCATTATTTCGGTTTATCGCACATTACATTTCGGGCGTAGCCTTCTTTGGTTCTTCTGCACCTGAAGGGACACCTGTTTCAGTTTATTCGCTAGTATATAATGGTTCATATATGCTCCCGAACTTTATACTGTGTACGATTGTAATGATACTTCTAGTTAATGCATCTAAACGGTTGCTTCATACTTAA